One segment of Acidimicrobiia bacterium DNA contains the following:
- a CDS encoding ComEC/Rec2 family competence protein, translating to MPDELSRSALLAGGSVWFGAWAGRSLSWTAVLTGSLASIAVLALRRRSLAALLLIATAGSLSGSLSTQRDQATLESLVPEGIVEVRGIAVEDPRPGRTGFWFLIEPESVSTRHHEIILDGPRLLVSGDQTFDVMAGDRLVVSGRLTARPGKARGDVYAGQIAARSVERVSVAQGFFRVANLLRSRVEDQLAATAVRPAAALVSGFLIGDIRELPASDAEALRRAGLSHYVAVSGSNVALFLTLWWVIVAPLGFGPRRRAVLGVLGLVLFVLVTRWEPSVLRAAVMAGFVLLARALGVSIGPWTALGGGVAGLLLVSGELVSDVGFQLSVAATAGVIAGAGYRPLRRLPMVGAALAATVSAQLAVAPLLLVHFGTLPLLSPVTNLLAGPLVAAATSFGGIGVLSGLDYCIDIATTLASFVLAIARSASPWPQIGWLGYCGVMAAVALGRVAGLRRVMGLTAAAWAFIAVGLNPAPVTLPAAVFLDVGQGDSTLLLSDDGAVVLIDGGPDEGLLISRLRQYGIDHIDLVVASHQHHDHVAGLIAALEQFPVGLIWHSGHSDSGPEMRALLDLAARKNVPTEIVRPGWRAGIGSFSIEVRGPLRRYASPNDQSIVLVIEVGRHTILMPGDVETYAQKDLGPILADVLKVPHQGAATSDLDWIRSTGAKVAIIPVGPNDYGHPSPEVVDVLDEMGAEVWRTDRDGDVVISVGD from the coding sequence GTGCCGGATGAACTGAGCAGATCGGCACTGCTGGCAGGCGGATCCGTCTGGTTCGGCGCCTGGGCAGGTCGATCGCTGAGCTGGACGGCTGTTCTGACGGGGTCGCTGGCATCCATCGCGGTCCTCGCCTTGCGGAGGCGCTCCCTGGCTGCGTTGCTTCTGATCGCGACCGCAGGATCGTTGTCCGGATCCCTGTCGACCCAACGCGATCAGGCGACGCTCGAAAGCCTCGTGCCGGAAGGCATCGTCGAGGTACGGGGGATCGCCGTCGAAGATCCCCGACCCGGGAGGACCGGCTTCTGGTTTCTGATCGAACCCGAGTCCGTGAGCACTCGCCATCATGAGATCATCTTGGACGGGCCACGACTGCTGGTCAGCGGCGACCAAACCTTCGACGTCATGGCAGGTGACCGGCTTGTGGTGAGCGGCCGTCTAACAGCCCGTCCGGGTAAGGCCCGAGGGGACGTCTACGCCGGGCAAATTGCGGCACGCAGTGTGGAACGGGTTTCGGTCGCGCAGGGTTTCTTTCGTGTCGCCAACTTGTTGCGGTCCAGGGTCGAAGATCAGCTGGCGGCGACGGCAGTGCGGCCGGCCGCCGCCCTCGTCTCGGGGTTCCTCATCGGCGACATACGTGAGCTGCCTGCGTCGGACGCGGAAGCGCTCCGGCGGGCGGGGCTGTCTCACTATGTGGCGGTTTCGGGCAGCAACGTGGCTCTCTTCCTGACGCTCTGGTGGGTCATCGTGGCACCGCTCGGATTCGGCCCCCGCCGGCGGGCCGTCCTCGGCGTCCTCGGACTGGTGTTGTTCGTTCTCGTGACCAGATGGGAGCCATCGGTCCTGCGGGCCGCGGTGATGGCGGGTTTTGTTCTCCTGGCCAGAGCCCTCGGAGTGTCGATCGGACCCTGGACGGCCCTCGGAGGCGGTGTGGCAGGGCTGTTGCTGGTGTCGGGTGAACTCGTTTCCGATGTCGGATTTCAGCTGTCTGTTGCAGCAACCGCCGGAGTCATCGCCGGTGCCGGATATCGCCCACTCCGGCGGCTTCCGATGGTCGGGGCCGCGTTGGCCGCCACGGTCTCCGCCCAACTCGCAGTAGCCCCGCTGCTACTCGTTCACTTCGGAACGTTGCCGCTCCTGTCACCGGTCACGAACCTCCTCGCCGGGCCACTTGTGGCCGCGGCCACGAGCTTCGGAGGTATCGGGGTACTGTCCGGTCTCGACTACTGCATCGACATAGCAACGACGCTGGCGAGTTTCGTGCTGGCAATTGCCCGGTCGGCTTCTCCCTGGCCCCAGATTGGGTGGCTCGGCTACTGCGGGGTGATGGCAGCCGTTGCACTGGGTCGGGTGGCGGGCTTGCGCCGAGTTATGGGATTGACCGCCGCCGCATGGGCATTCATAGCTGTCGGGTTGAACCCGGCTCCGGTGACGCTCCCGGCGGCGGTATTCCTCGATGTTGGCCAGGGAGATTCAACGCTGTTGCTGAGCGATGATGGAGCCGTGGTTCTGATCGACGGTGGGCCCGACGAGGGACTGCTGATCTCACGTCTCCGCCAATACGGAATCGACCACATCGACCTCGTGGTCGCTTCGCATCAACACCACGATCATGTGGCCGGGTTGATCGCGGCGCTGGAGCAGTTCCCGGTTGGTCTCATCTGGCACTCCGGTCACTCTGATTCAGGCCCTGAGATGCGAGCGCTTCTCGATCTCGCTGCACGCAAGAACGTGCCGACCGAGATCGTCAGGCCCGGGTGGAGAGCCGGAATCGGCAGCTTCTCCATTGAAGTGAGAGGCCCATTGAGACGGTATGCCTCGCCGAACGATCAATCGATCGTGCTGGTGATCGAGGTGGGCCGTCACACCATTCTGATGCCGGGAGATGTCGAGACGTATGCTCAGAAGGACCTCGGGCCAATTCTCGCCGACGTGTTGAAGGTGCCCCACCAGGGGGCGGCGACCAGCGACCTCGACTGGATACGCTCGACCGGGGCAAAGGTGGCCATCATTCCGGTCGGACCTAACGACTACGGGCACCCCTCGCCCGAGGTCGTGGATGTTCTCGACGAGATGGGAGCCGAAGTATGGCGAACCGATCGCGATGGTGACGTCGTGATCTCAGTCGGCGATTGA
- a CDS encoding ComEA family DNA-binding protein has protein sequence MQPQHLVAGGVALLIAIGSGIWFGGRPTEPPPVVIDRGTTDVGPTPAAGLTVHVSGAVVEPGLVELSTGARVADALAAAGGALPSADLTAVNLAAPVIDGTLIVVVEEGDSGGLPLQPGDGRVRVNTATIDEIATLPGIGPVLAQRVADYRDSNGPFSVVEDLLDVPGIGEGKLATIRDSVAIP, from the coding sequence GTGCAACCTCAGCACCTTGTCGCCGGCGGGGTCGCCTTGCTGATCGCGATCGGATCGGGTATCTGGTTTGGTGGGAGGCCCACCGAACCGCCTCCCGTGGTGATAGATCGAGGCACGACGGATGTGGGCCCAACGCCGGCTGCCGGCCTCACAGTCCACGTGTCCGGTGCTGTCGTCGAGCCGGGACTGGTCGAGTTGTCGACGGGTGCTCGTGTTGCCGATGCCCTGGCGGCCGCCGGCGGGGCTCTTCCATCGGCCGACCTCACGGCGGTGAATCTCGCCGCGCCCGTCATCGACGGCACGCTGATCGTGGTCGTCGAGGAAGGAGATTCTGGAGGGCTCCCGCTTCAACCGGGGGACGGCCGCGTCAGGGTCAATACGGCGACAATCGATGAGATCGCCACGTTGCCGGGTATCGGGCCGGTGCTAGCCCAACGAGTCGCCGACTATCGCGATTCCAACGGCCCATTCAGCGTCGTCGAGGACCTTCTCGATGTCCCGGGGATCGGTGAAGGCAAGCTCGCCACCATTCGGGATTCCGTGGCTATTCCGTGA
- a CDS encoding polyphosphate kinase 2 family protein: MHRYRVEPGQAAQIAARDTRDSQGFTGDKSAGKARIKELNAELEALQELLYAEGKHKVLIVLQAMDTGGKDGTIRHVFDGTNPQGVKVASFKKPTASELAHDYLWRVHDDTPGSGEIAIFNRSHYEDVLVVRVHSLVPEDRWRRRYDHINAFEQLLADEGTTILKFFLHISKDEQKARLEARIDEPHKRWKFAKGDLAERERWGDYVEAYEEALTRTSTEWAPWYVIPADRKWYRNLATSSIIVDALQRLGMEYPDPEDGLDDIVIE; the protein is encoded by the coding sequence ATGCATCGGTATCGAGTCGAGCCGGGCCAGGCCGCCCAGATCGCCGCCCGTGACACCAGAGATTCGCAGGGCTTCACCGGCGACAAATCGGCAGGCAAGGCCAGGATCAAGGAACTGAACGCTGAACTAGAGGCGCTGCAGGAACTGCTCTACGCAGAGGGCAAACACAAGGTACTGATCGTGCTTCAGGCAATGGACACGGGCGGAAAGGATGGGACGATCCGTCACGTCTTCGACGGCACGAACCCGCAGGGTGTCAAAGTGGCGAGCTTCAAGAAGCCCACCGCTTCTGAACTTGCCCACGACTACCTGTGGCGGGTGCACGACGACACGCCGGGATCCGGAGAGATCGCCATCTTCAATCGATCACATTACGAGGACGTGCTGGTCGTCCGGGTCCACAGCCTGGTCCCCGAAGACCGGTGGCGGCGGCGCTACGACCACATCAACGCGTTCGAGCAGTTACTCGCCGACGAGGGCACCACAATCCTCAAGTTCTTCTTGCACATCTCGAAGGACGAACAGAAGGCACGGCTCGAAGCGCGGATCGACGAACCCCACAAGCGATGGAAGTTCGCCAAAGGAGATCTCGCGGAGCGGGAACGGTGGGGAGACTACGTCGAGGCCTACGAAGAAGCACTCACCCGAACGTCGACCGAATGGGCGCCGTGGTATGTGATTCCTGCGGATCGCAAGTGGTACCGCAATCTGGCCACATCCTCCATCATCGTTGACGCCCTCCAGCGCCTTGGAATGGAATACCCGGATCCGGAAGACGGTCTCGACGATATCGTGATCGAGTGA
- the lgt gene encoding prolipoprotein diacylglyceryl transferase encodes MITPSIPSPPINILEVGPLDIHFYGILIGIGVVVAMIITERRYLRFGGNPTDVEKAAFWAVVIGFLGARTAYVSTHLSRFEGRWLHVFAIWEGGLALFGGLTGGAIAAIWVMRRRGGDFPAFADAVAVGLPAAQAIGRWGNYFNQELFGTPTDLPWGLEIARRYRPADYLDFETFHPTFLYESLWNLWVIAVLLTVERKFNLKRGSILLVYFVAYGTGRFLLELIRTDTTFRVFGISRNGWVSIAVVIGGVIGLWLRNRTRDEQPTTV; translated from the coding sequence GTGATTACACCATCTATCCCTTCTCCGCCCATCAATATCCTCGAGGTTGGACCTCTCGACATCCATTTCTACGGGATCCTCATCGGTATCGGTGTGGTCGTGGCGATGATCATTACCGAGCGCCGGTATCTCCGCTTCGGAGGTAATCCAACCGACGTCGAGAAGGCCGCCTTCTGGGCGGTGGTGATCGGATTCCTCGGGGCGCGCACGGCCTATGTGAGCACCCACCTTTCGCGCTTCGAGGGGCGCTGGCTGCACGTCTTCGCGATCTGGGAAGGCGGACTGGCGCTGTTCGGTGGTCTGACCGGCGGCGCGATCGCGGCTATCTGGGTTATGCGACGGCGCGGCGGCGACTTCCCCGCCTTCGCCGATGCCGTCGCCGTCGGCCTCCCGGCGGCCCAGGCGATCGGCCGCTGGGGCAACTACTTCAATCAAGAGCTATTCGGAACGCCGACGGATCTCCCCTGGGGCCTGGAAATCGCCCGTCGCTACCGGCCGGCCGACTACCTAGATTTCGAGACATTCCACCCGACGTTTCTCTACGAGTCGCTCTGGAATCTCTGGGTCATCGCCGTGCTCCTCACCGTCGAACGCAAGTTCAATCTGAAACGAGGCTCCATCCTGCTCGTGTACTTCGTCGCTTACGGCACGGGACGGTTCCTGCTGGAACTGATCAGGACCGACACGACTTTCCGTGTATTCGGGATCAGCAGGAACGGTTGGGTCAGCATCGCGGTGGTCATCGGTGGTGTGATCGGATTGTGGCTTCGCAATCGGACCAGGGACGAACAGCCGACCACGGTCTGA
- the leuS gene encoding leucine--tRNA ligase, with translation MAAYDHEAIERHWQERWETDGLYRSTVDWEKPKHYALTMLPYPSGDLHMGHWYAMTPSDARARVMRMKGYNVLFPMGFDAFGLPAENAAVQRNVHPAKWTYENIDRMRRQLRSMGAMFDWEREAVSCEPAYYRWTEWFFKRMFERGIAYRGEAMVNWSPTLQTVLANEQVIDGRDERNGQPVVQKLMEQWFFAITKYADELLSFEGIDWPDAIKAMQSNWIGRSEGAEVTFRTEVGDEIVVFTTRPDTLWGATFMVLAPEHPLVDSITSPDRREVIDAYRIAAAARSELERMEDTKEKSGVFTGGYAVNPVNRERIPVWIADYVLLSYGTGAIMAVPAHDQRDFEFARQFELPIIPVIRPQGAAPLVEPEMEVAYIGPGEMVNSGPIDGIETTNAKGRANPSIAATIDWLEEAGLGREAINYRLRDWLISRQRYWGSPIPMLHRDDGEVEPVADEDLPVVLPEDVEFEGRSPLVTNEEFLAAVDSEGVPARRETDTMDTFMCSSWYWLRYLSPSFEQAPFDPDEAAYWLPVDVYTGGAEHAVMHLLYARFFVKAMRDMGVFDDTERVMREHGRDPSGLFDEPFAVLRNQGQILGEERPGDRLVVDGHRRDELVVASSIRVDPTAGPEAGLVVGELIRRTENALQVQTEEGLVAVKVPEEATIEIPTIFGTNDVTQLKHHLDVERMSKSKGNTINPDELVAIYGADTVRTHLMFAFEWQKGGPWDSRGIVGSWRFIDDVWKLGTSGYQPGTVSEEASSTLRRRVHQSIAKVDADMMDFKWNTAVATLMTLRNEMQDALRSADVSPDVWAEARDTMLKLLAPIAPHITEELWQATGHATSIHLEPWPESDAHIAREDTVTMVVQVNGKVRDRIEVDAGISAEDAEATALAAEKIAPWTEGKTIRKVIARPPKLVNIVVG, from the coding sequence ATGGCTGCGTACGACCATGAGGCGATCGAACGGCATTGGCAGGAACGGTGGGAGACCGACGGTCTCTACCGCTCGACGGTGGATTGGGAGAAGCCGAAGCACTACGCCCTGACCATGCTCCCATACCCGTCCGGCGACCTCCACATGGGCCACTGGTACGCAATGACGCCTTCGGACGCGCGCGCCAGGGTGATGAGGATGAAAGGCTACAACGTACTGTTCCCGATGGGCTTCGACGCCTTTGGTCTGCCTGCAGAGAACGCGGCCGTGCAGCGAAACGTGCACCCGGCCAAATGGACGTACGAGAACATCGATCGTATGCGACGCCAGCTGCGTTCGATGGGTGCGATGTTCGACTGGGAGCGTGAGGCGGTGAGCTGTGAGCCTGCCTATTACCGCTGGACGGAGTGGTTCTTCAAGAGGATGTTCGAGCGGGGCATCGCTTATCGAGGCGAAGCGATGGTGAACTGGTCACCGACACTCCAGACCGTGCTGGCCAATGAGCAGGTCATCGACGGGCGCGATGAGCGAAACGGACAACCCGTTGTACAGAAACTGATGGAACAGTGGTTCTTCGCGATCACGAAGTATGCAGATGAGTTGCTCTCCTTCGAAGGGATCGACTGGCCGGACGCCATCAAGGCGATGCAGAGCAACTGGATCGGTCGGTCGGAAGGCGCAGAGGTCACGTTCCGCACTGAAGTGGGCGATGAGATCGTCGTCTTCACGACCAGGCCCGACACGCTGTGGGGCGCCACCTTCATGGTGCTGGCCCCGGAACATCCGCTGGTCGACTCGATTACATCACCGGATCGGCGCGAGGTCATCGACGCCTACCGCATCGCCGCCGCCGCTCGCTCCGAGCTGGAGCGCATGGAAGACACGAAAGAGAAGAGCGGGGTGTTCACCGGAGGCTATGCCGTCAATCCGGTCAACCGGGAACGCATCCCGGTCTGGATCGCCGACTACGTGCTGCTCTCCTACGGGACCGGCGCCATCATGGCGGTGCCCGCCCACGACCAGCGTGATTTCGAGTTCGCCCGCCAGTTCGAACTGCCGATCATCCCCGTCATCCGCCCCCAAGGGGCAGCGCCACTCGTTGAACCCGAGATGGAGGTGGCATATATCGGGCCGGGGGAGATGGTCAACAGCGGGCCGATCGACGGCATCGAGACGACAAATGCCAAGGGTCGGGCGAATCCGTCGATCGCGGCCACGATCGATTGGCTCGAAGAGGCCGGCTTAGGTCGAGAAGCGATCAACTACCGGCTGCGAGATTGGCTGATTTCGCGGCAGCGGTACTGGGGTTCACCCATTCCGATGCTGCACCGCGACGATGGCGAGGTTGAACCGGTGGCCGACGAGGACCTGCCGGTGGTCTTACCCGAGGACGTTGAGTTTGAAGGTCGCAGCCCGCTGGTCACGAACGAGGAGTTCCTGGCCGCGGTCGACTCGGAGGGCGTTCCCGCCCGTCGTGAGACCGACACGATGGATACGTTCATGTGTTCCTCGTGGTACTGGCTCCGGTATCTCTCACCTTCATTTGAACAAGCCCCCTTCGACCCGGACGAGGCTGCGTACTGGCTCCCCGTCGACGTCTACACCGGTGGGGCGGAGCACGCCGTGATGCACCTGCTTTACGCGCGCTTCTTCGTGAAGGCAATGCGGGACATGGGCGTGTTCGACGACACCGAGCGGGTCATGCGGGAACACGGTCGCGATCCGTCGGGTCTCTTTGACGAGCCGTTCGCTGTTCTCCGCAACCAGGGTCAGATCCTGGGTGAGGAACGTCCGGGCGACCGGTTGGTGGTCGACGGTCATCGTCGGGACGAACTCGTGGTCGCCTCGTCCATTCGGGTCGATCCCACCGCCGGCCCGGAGGCGGGCCTCGTGGTCGGCGAGTTGATTCGCCGAACCGAAAACGCGCTTCAGGTGCAAACGGAAGAAGGTCTCGTGGCGGTCAAGGTCCCTGAGGAGGCGACGATCGAGATCCCGACCATTTTCGGGACCAACGATGTGACCCAGTTGAAACACCACCTGGACGTCGAGCGTATGTCCAAGTCCAAAGGCAACACCATCAATCCCGACGAACTGGTCGCCATCTACGGAGCCGATACCGTCAGGACTCATTTGATGTTCGCGTTCGAGTGGCAGAAGGGCGGGCCGTGGGACAGTCGCGGGATCGTCGGATCGTGGCGGTTCATCGATGATGTGTGGAAGCTCGGAACCTCCGGGTATCAGCCTGGCACGGTGTCGGAGGAGGCTTCGTCGACGCTGCGACGACGCGTGCATCAGTCCATTGCCAAGGTCGACGCCGACATGATGGACTTCAAATGGAATACCGCGGTGGCCACGTTGATGACGCTGCGAAACGAGATGCAGGATGCCCTGCGGTCCGCCGATGTTTCACCGGATGTCTGGGCGGAAGCCAGAGACACTATGTTGAAGCTCCTCGCACCGATCGCGCCCCACATCACCGAGGAGTTGTGGCAAGCCACCGGTCACGCGACATCCATCCACCTCGAGCCCTGGCCGGAATCCGACGCGCACATCGCCCGTGAGGACACCGTGACGATGGTCGTTCAGGTCAACGGCAAGGTCCGGGATCGAATTGAGGTGGATGCGGGTATCTCGGCGGAGGACGCCGAAGCGACTGCGCTGGCCGCAGAGAAGATCGCGCCCTGGACGGAAGGCAAGACGATCCGCAAGGTGATCGCCCGTCCACCGAAGCTGGTGAACATCGTCGTAGGCTGA
- a CDS encoding PAC2 family protein, with protein sequence MPLYTYRHQADLGSPVLIGSLQGWVDAAGVGSAAAEHLAGDGPIVAEFDGDQLFDYRSSRPVVDFIDGHLRSLEWPDLVVHHRQLGGRDLLIMRGTEPDLRWRAFAAAVSEFALSAGVSEFIAIGSVPAPVPHTVPTPMITTSPDPDLLDPLVRKPEGLLRVPAAALTVLSHRLSSDGIPARGYWAQVPQYVSGPFHQGVIVLLERVADRLGISIPLDSLPEEALQQREHLDGIVAGRPEIQKVVEKLEELVEEGDSIPTADEIGSQVEQYLRDSSDGSGDPFGSEG encoded by the coding sequence ATGCCCCTCTACACCTACCGCCACCAGGCTGATCTCGGGTCACCGGTTCTGATCGGCTCGTTGCAGGGTTGGGTCGACGCCGCCGGCGTCGGTTCCGCGGCAGCCGAGCATCTGGCTGGTGACGGCCCGATCGTGGCCGAGTTCGACGGTGATCAGCTCTTCGATTACCGGTCGAGCAGGCCGGTTGTCGACTTCATTGATGGACATCTTCGGAGCCTCGAGTGGCCGGATCTCGTCGTTCATCATCGGCAACTAGGTGGGCGCGATCTGCTGATCATGCGGGGGACCGAACCAGATCTCCGGTGGAGGGCGTTCGCCGCCGCAGTGTCCGAGTTCGCTTTGTCCGCCGGTGTTTCTGAGTTCATTGCCATCGGCTCGGTTCCGGCCCCGGTCCCGCACACCGTGCCGACTCCGATGATCACCACTTCACCCGATCCCGATCTACTCGATCCTCTGGTACGCAAACCGGAGGGTCTGTTGCGAGTCCCTGCTGCCGCGTTGACCGTGCTTTCTCACCGGCTGTCGTCGGATGGGATTCCGGCCCGCGGCTATTGGGCCCAGGTGCCGCAGTATGTGAGCGGCCCGTTCCATCAAGGCGTCATCGTGTTGCTTGAACGCGTCGCCGATCGCCTGGGTATTTCGATACCGCTCGACTCGCTGCCGGAAGAGGCGCTACAGCAGCGAGAGCACCTGGATGGCATCGTCGCAGGGCGGCCGGAGATCCAGAAGGTGGTCGAGAAGCTGGAAGAGTTGGTGGAAGAGGGTGACTCCATCCCGACGGCCGACGAGATCGGATCTCAAGTCGAGCAGTACCTACGGGATTCATCCGACGGTAGCGGGGATCCATTTGGGTCCGAGGGGTAG
- a CDS encoding serpin family protein: protein MRFVALSLVLALVAAACGGGETRPTNSAPAPDADTVAGMLVASDVDRADPDAPATDVGAVSAGLQGFAAHLYGSLSGPEGNLVFSPVSISTALAMAYAGAAGTTAEEMAAVLGNPLTAEEFHAAINVLDQAIESRNRAATEQEGGVEISIANSLWGQDGMVFRDAFLDLLALDYGAGMRVVDFIDPAAREEARLTINDWVSGETNDRIEDLLGEGVLDELVRLVLVNAVYLNAAWLMPFDEAGTVEAPFTLLDGSEVSVPIMHTDASMPVGRGDGWQALQIPYAGGELAMLVILPDEGSFAQVEASLSDGLIDQVVESLSPDQVILALPKFEIRTQLGLVPALQAIGLREATSAAADFTGMTGSKDLYISDVVHEAWISADEAGTEAAAATAVVMSLTAAPMEPVPFVVDRPFLFVLRDATTGLILFMGRVVDPSG from the coding sequence ATGCGTTTCGTGGCCCTGTCGCTCGTCCTGGCACTGGTGGCTGCCGCCTGCGGAGGCGGAGAGACCCGCCCAACGAACAGCGCCCCGGCTCCGGACGCCGATACTGTGGCCGGCATGCTCGTCGCATCAGATGTCGACCGCGCCGATCCGGATGCCCCGGCCACCGACGTCGGGGCCGTATCTGCAGGTCTCCAGGGTTTTGCCGCCCATCTCTACGGCAGCCTTTCCGGTCCTGAAGGGAACCTGGTGTTCTCGCCGGTCAGCATCTCCACCGCGCTGGCCATGGCCTATGCGGGCGCGGCCGGAACAACGGCCGAAGAGATGGCCGCCGTCCTCGGCAATCCTCTGACCGCTGAGGAGTTTCACGCGGCCATCAATGTGCTCGACCAGGCCATCGAGTCACGCAACCGCGCAGCCACCGAACAAGAGGGCGGTGTTGAGATCAGCATTGCCAACAGTCTGTGGGGCCAAGACGGAATGGTGTTCCGGGATGCCTTTCTCGATCTCCTCGCCCTCGACTACGGCGCCGGAATGCGGGTGGTCGATTTCATCGATCCAGCCGCTCGGGAAGAGGCTCGCCTCACCATCAACGATTGGGTGTCGGGGGAGACCAACGATCGCATCGAAGACCTCCTCGGTGAAGGTGTCCTCGATGAACTGGTCCGCCTGGTGCTGGTGAACGCCGTGTATCTGAATGCCGCCTGGCTCATGCCGTTCGATGAGGCGGGCACCGTGGAGGCCCCCTTCACCCTCCTGGACGGATCTGAAGTGTCGGTGCCGATCATGCACACCGACGCTTCGATGCCGGTCGGGCGTGGGGATGGCTGGCAAGCGCTGCAGATCCCATACGCAGGTGGCGAACTGGCGATGCTCGTGATTCTTCCAGATGAAGGATCCTTCGCACAGGTCGAGGCATCATTGTCGGACGGGCTCATCGATCAGGTGGTGGAGTCGCTGTCGCCCGATCAGGTCATCCTTGCTCTCCCGAAGTTCGAGATCCGGACACAACTCGGTCTGGTGCCCGCCTTGCAGGCAATCGGCCTACGGGAGGCAACCAGCGCCGCGGCCGATTTCACGGGAATGACGGGATCGAAGGACCTGTACATCAGCGACGTCGTCCACGAAGCCTGGATCTCTGCAGACGAAGCCGGAACAGAGGCAGCCGCGGCCACGGCTGTAGTCATGTCGCTGACCGCGGCTCCGATGGAGCCGGTCCCGTTCGTGGTTGATCGCCCGTTCTTGTTCGTACTTCGAGACGCGACAACCGGTTTGATCCTCTTCATGGGCCGCGTGGTCGATCCGAGCGGCTAG
- a CDS encoding SMP-30/gluconolactonase/LRE family protein translates to MRKFLVVALVVGMIVVAAPAMAGAPTFPDFTPMDAGPEGVAVDNFGNVFVSVGIPGDPPRTEIWKFDPGGDGSVLATIPGTAGAAGLAVDANGKHVYAAVQFAGVFEIDMAGSVELVAGTNAIVLPNSLAFDKNGNLFITETFSWDVEDGLDYYEYCDAAVTPGAVFDGWFGRGGIWWVPKGGEAELLLRDDLLTGVCAPNPIPYPIGANGIAYRHGSLIVANTEKALLLEIPVSKGGVLGDISVLSQVIGFGDFGPWMIDGIALDVHGNIYAAIVTGSVLVRVSADGEQIETIATYEDGLDFPASVAFGTGKGERKSVFVTNLAFEVPEGYAGPGFAKINVGLPGLPLP, encoded by the coding sequence ATGCGCAAGTTCCTCGTTGTCGCTCTCGTTGTGGGCATGATCGTGGTTGCGGCTCCCGCAATGGCCGGCGCTCCGACGTTTCCCGATTTCACCCCGATGGATGCAGGCCCGGAAGGTGTCGCCGTTGACAACTTCGGCAACGTGTTCGTGAGTGTCGGCATACCGGGCGATCCGCCCAGAACCGAAATCTGGAAGTTCGATCCGGGGGGTGACGGTTCCGTCCTGGCGACCATCCCGGGCACCGCCGGCGCAGCCGGCCTGGCCGTAGATGCGAATGGGAAGCATGTGTACGCGGCGGTGCAGTTCGCCGGCGTGTTCGAGATTGACATGGCCGGTAGCGTCGAACTCGTTGCGGGTACAAATGCGATCGTGTTGCCGAACTCACTTGCTTTCGATAAGAACGGCAATCTCTTCATAACCGAGACGTTCTCGTGGGATGTCGAAGATGGGCTCGACTACTACGAGTACTGCGATGCGGCTGTCACTCCGGGCGCGGTGTTCGACGGCTGGTTCGGCCGGGGAGGCATCTGGTGGGTCCCGAAAGGTGGCGAAGCCGAATTGCTCCTCCGGGATGACTTGTTGACCGGAGTCTGCGCTCCGAATCCGATCCCCTATCCGATCGGCGCCAACGGGATTGCCTACCGGCATGGCAGCCTGATCGTGGCCAACACCGAGAAGGCGCTGTTGCTCGAGATCCCCGTCTCGAAGGGTGGTGTCCTCGGTGATATCTCGGTTCTGAGCCAGGTCATCGGATTCGGAGACTTCGGGCCGTGGATGATCGACGGTATCGCTCTGGACGTCCATGGCAACATCTATGCCGCCATCGTCACCGGTAGCGTCCTTGTGCGCGTGAGCGCAGATGGTGAGCAGATCGAAACGATTGCGACCTACGAGGATGGTCTCGACTTCCCGGCGAGCGTGGCATTCGGGACCGGAAAGGGCGAACGCAAGAGCGTATTTGTCACGAATCTGGCTTTCGAAGTTCCAGAGGGGTACGCCGGCCCCGGCTTCGCCAAGATCAATGTGGGGCTACCCGGCTTGCCGTTGCCGTAG